A stretch of the Bacillus mesophilus genome encodes the following:
- the deoD gene encoding purine-nucleoside phosphorylase, with protein MSIHIGANKGDIADKILLPGDPLRAQFIAENFLENPVKYNEVRGMLGFTGTYKGEKVSVQGTGMGIPSISIYVHELINEFDVKKLIRVGTAGAFQDDVKVRDVILAMSASTDSNTNKNAFHGLDFAPTADFDLLKKAHDVVSQTGKNVHVGNVFTSDLFYDSNENFIPALRKHGSLAVEMETAALYTIAARYKAQALSILTVSDHLLTGELTSSEERQVTFKEMIEIALDTIIEG; from the coding sequence ATGAGTATACATATTGGTGCAAACAAAGGCGATATAGCAGATAAGATTTTACTACCGGGAGATCCATTACGTGCTCAATTCATTGCAGAGAACTTTTTAGAAAACCCTGTTAAGTATAATGAAGTAAGAGGTATGCTAGGATTCACGGGTACTTACAAAGGAGAAAAAGTGTCAGTTCAAGGAACTGGTATGGGTATTCCTTCTATTTCCATTTATGTTCACGAGTTAATAAATGAATTTGATGTAAAAAAATTAATCAGAGTTGGTACTGCAGGGGCATTTCAAGATGATGTCAAAGTAAGAGACGTGATATTAGCTATGAGCGCCTCTACAGATTCTAATACAAATAAAAATGCTTTTCATGGTTTAGACTTTGCTCCAACAGCGGATTTTGACCTACTCAAAAAAGCTCATGATGTTGTTTCACAAACAGGTAAAAATGTACATGTTGGTAACGTATTTACGAGTGATTTGTTTTATGATTCAAATGAGAATTTTATTCCTGCACTTAGAAAACATGGTTCACTTGCTGTTGAAATGGAAACAGCTGCTCTTTATACGATTGCTGCTCGTTACAAAGCACAAGCACTTTCGATCCTAACAGTTAGTGATCACCTTCTAACTGGAGAACTAACTTCTTCTGAAGAAAGACAAGTAACGTTTAAAGAGATGATTGAAATAGCTTTAGATACTATTATCGAGGGATAG
- a CDS encoding NADP-dependent oxidoreductase, producing the protein MTVGTSRKILLANRPKGMPNESNFKIIEERIPEIKSGEVLIKSLYISVDPYMRGRMSDAKSYAQPYKVGEPFVGGIVGKIVESKNDKYQEGGYIEGRLDWAEFNVSDGSNIRRLDPELAPISTSLHVLGMPGLTAYFGLLHIGQPKEGETVVVSGASGAVGTIVGQIAKLKGCRVVGIAGGEEKCAFLTDELGFDAAINYKSTSNLREALKEACPNGVDVYFDNVGGDVSDAVLTLINFQARIVICGQISQYNLEKPELGPRVAGQLLTKSALMKGFIVSDYAPHNKEGLTQLTKWIKDGHIQYRENMVEGFENAVDAFLGLFRGDNIGKQLVKIADE; encoded by the coding sequence ATGACGGTTGGAACAAGTAGAAAGATTTTATTAGCTAATAGACCAAAGGGGATGCCAAATGAGAGTAACTTTAAGATCATAGAAGAGCGTATTCCGGAGATAAAGTCCGGAGAAGTATTGATTAAGTCTTTATACATTTCCGTAGACCCTTATATGCGCGGTAGGATGTCTGATGCAAAATCTTACGCCCAGCCATACAAAGTAGGCGAACCATTTGTCGGGGGTATTGTAGGGAAGATTGTAGAATCCAAGAATGATAAGTACCAAGAGGGAGGATATATTGAAGGTCGTTTAGATTGGGCCGAATTCAATGTCTCAGATGGAAGCAATATTCGTAGATTAGATCCAGAACTTGCTCCTATCTCGACAAGTCTTCATGTACTGGGTATGCCTGGATTAACAGCATACTTTGGTTTATTACATATTGGACAGCCAAAGGAAGGGGAAACAGTGGTTGTATCTGGGGCTTCAGGAGCAGTAGGAACAATTGTTGGTCAGATTGCAAAACTAAAGGGATGCCGTGTGGTTGGTATTGCGGGTGGTGAAGAAAAATGTGCTTTTTTAACAGATGAACTAGGTTTTGACGCAGCAATCAATTATAAATCAACTTCAAACCTGCGAGAAGCTTTAAAAGAAGCATGCCCTAACGGAGTTGATGTTTATTTTGATAACGTTGGTGGAGATGTAAGTGATGCCGTTTTAACACTTATAAACTTCCAAGCTAGAATTGTTATTTGTGGTCAAATCTCACAATATAATTTAGAGAAGCCAGAGTTGGGACCTAGAGTTGCTGGTCAGCTTCTTACTAAAAGTGCCCTAATGAAAGGCTTTATCGTGTCAGACTACGCTCCACATAATAAAGAGGGGTTAACGCAGCTTACTAAGTGGATTAAAGATGGGCATATACAATATCGTGAGAACATGGTTGAAGGATTTGAAAATGCAGTAGATGCGTTTTTAGGCCTTTTTCGGGGTGACAATATTGGCAAACAGTTAGTGAAAATCGCTGACGAATAG
- a CDS encoding TVP38/TMEM64 family protein → MKKGAIFLLIYGIILYIAFLYRDSLLEWVNHSDLSQLPLMFFLVIIFGIIPVIPFTVFAALMGAKYGTWIGSTINWIGTIGASAFFFILARYFFVHQFRKYIPRFKKIKQFDEIINQNAFIAVLFARMIPIVPPPVVNIYSGLTSMTFKIYILATAIGKIPGTIIYAYLGNHLFTSNRSILLGLFIYVVFIIIVLLLYRWWFKASSDLVVE, encoded by the coding sequence ATGAAAAAGGGAGCAATATTTCTTCTTATCTACGGAATCATCCTTTACATCGCTTTTTTATATAGAGATTCTTTACTAGAGTGGGTAAATCATAGTGATTTATCTCAACTTCCACTCATGTTTTTTCTTGTCATCATTTTTGGCATAATCCCGGTCATTCCTTTTACGGTTTTTGCTGCATTAATGGGTGCAAAATACGGAACATGGATTGGCTCGACAATTAATTGGATTGGTACAATAGGAGCTTCCGCCTTCTTCTTCATCCTTGCTCGTTATTTTTTTGTTCACCAGTTCCGGAAATACATACCCAGGTTTAAGAAAATTAAACAGTTTGATGAGATTATTAATCAAAATGCATTTATAGCGGTTTTATTTGCACGAATGATTCCGATTGTCCCTCCGCCTGTGGTAAACATATATTCAGGACTTACTTCCATGACTTTTAAAATATATATACTGGCAACAGCGATTGGTAAAATACCAGGAACGATTATTTATGCTTATTTAGGAAATCATCTTTTTACTTCGAATCGCTCCATTCTATTAGGACTCTTCATTTATGTAGTCTTTATTATTATTGTCTTACTTCTATACCGTTGGTGGTTTAAGGCTAGCAGCGATTTAGTGGTGGAATAG
- a CDS encoding endonuclease/exonuclease/phosphatase family protein, with translation MKIKVMTFNIHHGKGTDLKVDLKRISEVISWSKADVIGLNEVDKHFSKRSHFVDQVQFLAKELNYNHAFSPSLVKSDQHKNVVQQYGNGLLSRFPFITNKHHLFNFFPRIIEGRSLLEASIELNDKQVYFYVTHLSLNPTLHKKQSDYILRHVTRPAIILGDWNMKPHSTNYKRITEKYTDVWEEKGESLGFTYPSKRPRVRLDYIFVSKGINVVDAKVLDTLPTASDHLPLVTTLSI, from the coding sequence GTGAAAATAAAAGTTATGACATTCAACATTCATCACGGTAAGGGAACGGATCTAAAAGTTGATTTGAAAAGGATTTCCGAAGTTATATCTTGGAGTAAGGCAGATGTAATTGGTCTAAATGAGGTGGACAAACATTTTTCGAAACGAAGTCATTTTGTTGATCAGGTTCAATTTCTTGCAAAAGAGCTAAACTACAACCATGCTTTCAGCCCCTCATTAGTTAAGTCTGATCAACACAAAAACGTGGTTCAACAATACGGTAATGGTCTTCTTTCTCGATTTCCATTCATCACAAACAAACACCATTTGTTTAACTTTTTCCCCAGAATAATTGAAGGTAGATCACTCTTAGAAGCTTCTATAGAACTAAACGATAAACAAGTTTATTTTTATGTGACACACCTTAGTCTAAATCCAACCTTGCATAAAAAACAAAGTGATTATATTCTAAGGCATGTTACTAGACCTGCAATTATACTAGGTGATTGGAACATGAAACCTCATTCAACTAATTATAAGAGGATAACTGAAAAATACACTGATGTTTGGGAAGAGAAAGGTGAAAGTTTAGGATTTACATACCCTTCAAAGAGGCCAAGAGTAAGATTGGACTATATTTTTGTTAGTAAAGGGATAAATGTAGTAGATGCAAAGGTGCTCGACACGTTACCTACAGCTTCTGATCACTTACCCCTAGTTACAACTTTATCCATCTAG
- a CDS encoding alkaline phosphatase family protein, translating into MKIIITILSCLFLVTISYFLLIQLSSKGYKQPQQLSKSSAKPVVVLLIDSIMDEPLQAAIEEGKAPAFQFLIENGQYYPYMVSSFPTMSVSIDSTFLTGTYPDQHKVPALVWYDNKEKELVSYGSAWKEIMKLGVKEVFTNSIFRLNHTHLSKNVSTIHEELDGHTASINTLVYRGNHEKSLNVPRLIALLGILDKSDTVKAPTYFSYGLLSFLDPENNHTHLWQAFGFNDKFATTELKYLIQNNRLPSFSLVYFPDNDKKVHKHGTNERKGIENADLQLQELLNMYGSWEDAIENNTWIVMGDSGQSDIGANKERALIDLPKLLNGFRIHDISEPIKDEDQIVLGLNERMSFGYILDDHINIEEVATLLTNDERIGFIAWKEEEKINAISTHHTGRFSFKPTGDFIDQYKQTWTIEGNERILDLILNNHQIIYREYPDGLARLYSSFYSHSGTFLVINAKPGFQFVGEGFPTHIGGGSHGSLNKEDSHFPMIVAGTTLEPRHERLIDLKEWILRIVEENRMQK; encoded by the coding sequence TTGAAAATAATAATTACAATTCTCTCATGTTTGTTTTTAGTAACGATTAGTTATTTTTTATTAATACAGTTATCAAGTAAGGGATATAAACAACCACAACAACTTAGTAAGTCTTCAGCTAAACCGGTTGTCGTTTTGCTTATCGACTCTATTATGGATGAACCCTTACAAGCAGCTATAGAGGAAGGAAAGGCACCAGCCTTTCAATTCTTAATTGAAAACGGTCAATATTATCCCTATATGGTAAGTAGTTTCCCAACTATGTCAGTTTCTATAGATAGTACATTCTTAACAGGGACTTATCCAGATCAACATAAAGTCCCTGCACTTGTATGGTACGACAATAAAGAAAAAGAATTAGTTAGTTATGGAAGTGCGTGGAAGGAAATTATGAAGTTGGGAGTCAAGGAAGTTTTTACTAATAGTATATTTCGCTTAAATCATACTCATCTAAGTAAAAATGTAAGTACGATTCACGAAGAATTAGATGGTCATACTGCGTCAATTAATACTCTTGTTTATAGAGGAAATCATGAGAAGTCTCTAAATGTACCAAGATTAATAGCATTATTGGGCATTTTAGATAAAAGTGATACGGTAAAGGCCCCGACTTATTTTTCCTATGGGTTACTATCATTTTTAGATCCTGAAAATAATCATACTCACTTGTGGCAAGCATTTGGATTTAACGACAAATTTGCAACCACAGAGTTAAAATATTTAATACAAAATAATCGTTTACCTTCCTTCTCATTGGTCTATTTTCCAGATAATGATAAAAAAGTACATAAACATGGAACAAATGAAAGAAAAGGTATTGAAAATGCAGATCTTCAATTACAAGAACTACTTAATATGTATGGCTCATGGGAAGATGCAATTGAAAATAATACCTGGATTGTTATGGGAGATAGTGGCCAAAGTGACATTGGAGCTAACAAAGAGCGAGCATTAATTGATTTACCAAAGTTACTGAATGGTTTCAGAATACATGATATAAGTGAACCTATTAAAGATGAAGATCAAATTGTTCTGGGGTTAAATGAACGTATGTCTTTTGGTTATATATTAGATGACCATATAAATATTGAGGAGGTGGCTACACTATTAACAAACGATGAGCGAATTGGTTTTATAGCCTGGAAAGAAGAGGAAAAGATTAACGCCATTTCTACTCATCATACTGGACGATTTTCCTTCAAACCAACTGGGGATTTTATAGATCAATATAAACAAACCTGGACGATAGAGGGTAATGAGAGAATATTAGATCTAATACTAAATAATCATCAGATTATATATCGAGAATACCCTGATGGGCTTGCTAGGTTATACAGCTCCTTTTATTCACATTCAGGTACCTTTCTAGTCATTAATGCTAAACCAGGTTTTCAGTTTGTTGGGGAAGGATTTCCTACCCACATTGGTGGGGGAAGTCACGGTTCACTGAATAAAGAGGATTCCCATTTTCCAATGATCGTTGCCGGGACAACATTAGAACCGAGACACGAAAGGTTAATTGATTTAAAAGAATGGATCTTAAGGATTGTAGAAGAGAACAGAATGCAGAAATAG
- a CDS encoding YueI family protein → MSHKPSIDDYLNQGIYGLKEIKPEERNKFLGTLRERVVAVLTQQQVREPGTYKEAEELIKANTKATMYLNGNITYTYLSDYIKLANKYGNPFKIVTNKKVNSDLGLVLAYDHAIDHDKIYIEKEKSEDKEDDNFFIRSFKNLFN, encoded by the coding sequence ATGAGCCATAAACCAAGCATTGATGATTATTTGAACCAAGGTATCTATGGACTAAAAGAGATTAAACCGGAAGAAAGAAATAAATTCCTTGGAACACTGAGGGAACGTGTGGTAGCAGTCTTAACGCAGCAACAAGTTAGAGAGCCAGGTACATACAAAGAAGCCGAAGAACTAATAAAAGCAAATACCAAAGCAACCATGTATCTAAATGGAAACATCACCTATACATATTTATCGGATTATATAAAATTGGCAAATAAGTATGGAAACCCTTTTAAAATTGTTACAAATAAGAAGGTTAATTCAGATTTAGGACTCGTATTAGCTTATGATCATGCGATTGACCACGATAAGATCTATATTGAAAAAGAAAAAAGTGAGGATAAAGAAGATGATAACTTCTTCATTAGATCTTTTAAAAACTTATTTAACTAG
- a CDS encoding amino acid ABC transporter ATP-binding protein gives MIEIQELHKQFGDLHVLKGIDLKIEKGKVVVVIGPSGSGKTTLLRCLNVLETPSAGVIKIGSSTLDFSKKVSKSHMQGFRKLTGMVFQNYNLFPHFTAIQNVIEGPITVKKVPKDQARKTAEDLLTKVGLKEKMNEYPFQLSGGQQQRVGIARALAMDPEVMLFDEATSALDPELVGEVLKVMKDLANEGMTMIVVTHEMSFAREVADEVIFMDQGKIVERGKPSELFSNPKEERTRQFLNLLQ, from the coding sequence ATGATTGAAATTCAAGAATTACATAAACAATTTGGGGATTTACATGTACTAAAAGGAATTGATCTGAAGATCGAAAAAGGTAAGGTAGTCGTTGTTATTGGCCCATCTGGTTCGGGGAAAACAACTTTGCTTCGATGTCTGAATGTATTAGAGACACCAAGTGCTGGAGTCATTAAAATTGGATCATCTACACTAGATTTCTCAAAGAAAGTTTCAAAGTCTCACATGCAAGGATTTCGTAAATTAACAGGAATGGTCTTTCAGAATTATAATTTATTTCCTCATTTTACTGCTATCCAAAATGTAATTGAAGGTCCTATAACTGTTAAAAAGGTTCCTAAAGATCAGGCTAGAAAAACGGCTGAAGATCTTTTGACAAAGGTGGGACTAAAAGAAAAGATGAATGAGTATCCCTTTCAATTATCTGGTGGTCAGCAACAAAGAGTTGGTATTGCAAGAGCACTAGCTATGGATCCTGAGGTGATGCTTTTTGATGAGGCAACATCTGCTCTTGACCCGGAGCTTGTAGGGGAAGTTTTAAAGGTAATGAAGGATCTTGCAAATGAGGGAATGACCATGATTGTGGTAACACATGAAATGAGTTTCGCAAGAGAGGTAGCAGATGAAGTAATTTTTATGGACCAGGGGAAAATTGTTGAACGGGGTAAACCCTCTGAATTGTTTTCAAATCCAAAAGAAGAACGCACTAGGCAGTTTTTGAATTTATTGCAATAG
- a CDS encoding amino acid ABC transporter permease codes for MYLSNIFSDPEKMERLLDILLSSLLPLLKGALYYTIPLTLISFIVGIFIAVLTALARISGNPLLSIPARVYVSIIRGTPLLVQLFIIFYGLPTIGLVIDPFPSAVIGFSLNVGAYASEVIRAAILSTPKGQWEAAYSIGMNYRQALRRIILPQASRVSIPPLSNTFISLVKDTSLASLILVTEMFRKAQEIAAQTYEFLYLYTEAAVLYWVICFGLSLVQGRLEHRLDRYVAK; via the coding sequence ATGTATCTAAGTAATATTTTTTCTGATCCAGAGAAAATGGAAAGATTACTTGATATTTTATTGAGTTCCCTTCTACCCTTGTTGAAGGGAGCTCTTTATTATACGATCCCATTAACTCTTATCTCATTTATCGTAGGGATATTTATTGCAGTACTAACGGCACTTGCAAGAATTTCAGGAAATCCACTTCTATCTATACCAGCTAGAGTGTATGTATCAATCATTCGGGGAACGCCTCTTTTAGTTCAATTGTTTATCATCTTTTATGGTCTTCCGACAATTGGGTTAGTCATTGACCCATTTCCGTCAGCAGTTATTGGATTTTCATTAAATGTAGGAGCATATGCTTCTGAAGTTATTAGGGCGGCTATTTTGTCCACACCGAAAGGGCAGTGGGAGGCAGCATACTCAATTGGAATGAATTATCGTCAAGCACTTAGAAGAATTATTCTGCCTCAGGCTTCTCGAGTATCGATTCCACCATTGTCTAACACATTTATTAGCTTAGTGAAGGACACGTCTCTTGCATCTCTCATTCTAGTGACCGAAATGTTTAGAAAAGCACAGGAAATAGCTGCACAAACATATGAATTTTTATATTTATATACAGAGGCAGCCGTACTCTACTGGGTTATTTGCTTTGGACTTTCGTTGGTTCAGGGAAGACTGGAACACCGACTTGATCGATATGTGGCAAAATAA
- a CDS encoding amino acid ABC transporter substrate-binding protein: protein MKKLFAIIFSLTFILTACGGEDSGKTDDQVQDEQETNSLTEAQSGDLLASIQEAGELKIGTEGTYPPFTFHDESGELTGFDVEIAREVAIRLGVEPVFLETQWDAMFAGLDAKRFDMIANQVGIRPDREEKYSFSDPYISSSAVLVTQKDNDKVTSFEDISGLKAAQSLTSNYADIAKEHGAEVTGVEGFNQAIELLSSKRVDVTINDKLSVLDFLKQKPDAPIKIAATSEDAAQSGLMFRQGNDQLVQEVNKALAEMKEDGTYLEISEKWFGEDVSK, encoded by the coding sequence ATGAAGAAGTTATTTGCAATAATTTTTAGTTTAACATTTATACTTACAGCTTGTGGGGGAGAGGATTCTGGCAAAACGGATGACCAAGTTCAAGATGAACAAGAGACTAATTCATTAACTGAAGCACAGTCTGGAGATCTGTTAGCAAGTATCCAAGAGGCGGGCGAACTAAAGATTGGAACTGAAGGGACGTATCCTCCATTCACTTTCCATGACGAATCTGGTGAACTTACAGGATTTGATGTTGAAATAGCACGCGAAGTAGCAATACGTTTAGGTGTTGAACCTGTATTTTTAGAAACACAATGGGATGCAATGTTTGCTGGTTTAGATGCAAAACGATTTGATATGATTGCAAATCAAGTTGGTATTCGACCTGATCGTGAAGAGAAATATTCTTTTTCAGACCCATACATTTCATCATCTGCTGTGTTAGTTACCCAAAAGGACAATGATAAAGTTACAAGTTTTGAGGATATTTCCGGACTTAAAGCTGCACAATCATTAACTAGTAACTATGCGGATATAGCAAAAGAACATGGCGCTGAGGTTACAGGAGTAGAAGGTTTTAATCAAGCTATCGAATTACTTAGCTCGAAGCGTGTAGACGTGACAATTAATGATAAGCTTTCTGTATTAGATTTCTTAAAGCAAAAGCCAGATGCACCAATAAAAATTGCAGCAACTTCAGAGGATGCTGCACAAAGTGGCCTTATGTTCCGTCAAGGTAATGATCAGCTAGTTCAAGAAGTAAATAAAGCTTTAGCTGAGATGAAAGAAGATGGTACGTACCTAGAAATTTCTGAAAAGTGGTTTGGTGAAGATGTATCTAAGTAA
- a CDS encoding DUF1540 domain-containing protein, translating into MPKVEVSCAIANCTFYGEGNVCTAEKIMVELDSHYRYDTEMSSELTEKNHQDEAGNSAQTCCKTFKPKH; encoded by the coding sequence ATGCCTAAAGTTGAAGTGTCATGCGCAATTGCAAACTGTACGTTTTATGGAGAAGGTAATGTTTGTACTGCTGAAAAAATTATGGTCGAACTAGATAGCCATTACAGATATGATACCGAAATGTCTTCTGAACTAACTGAAAAAAACCATCAAGATGAAGCAGGAAACTCTGCACAAACATGCTGTAAAACGTTTAAGCCAAAGCATTAA
- a CDS encoding prolyl oligopeptidase family serine peptidase, producing MITVKKSDIVEDFHGVKVADPYRWLEDTNLPETLDWEKMMKSESDTYFSNSTTRTVDKERLTELWNFPKYFVPKKIKDTLFYQRNDGLKNQAVLFMSNGREEKILLDPNTLSDDGTVAMTNYSFSGDGRYLAYATSTNGSDWQEIKVRDINKVEDIDDVIQWVKFTTITWSPDYTGFFYSKFPEPGTVSKEDESNHNKVYFHKLGTKQSEDQIVHEQPDQKELMFIPILSEDKKYLCLNVRYGTAAENRFYIKPLDSDKPFVKLLDEQDAEYTYITNDDHHFYFKTDLHASKGRVISIDIQNPEKENWKEVIPEQEDVIQEIKYVNGQYITVFLKDAHNIIHIFDKKGNLEKEIPTPFIGSLTELSVNKEGAEFFFGLTSFLHPTSVYHYSLENHQLEVLSQSSLSIDVSEYETTQVFYPSKDGTSVPMFLTHKKGLKLNGQNPVILYAYGGFNVSLTPSFNSAILRWLEKGGVYAVANLRGGSEYGDRWHKAGMLENKQNVFDDFIAAGEWLIENSYTSKTKLSIMGGSNGGLLVAACMVQRPDLFGAVICRVPVIDMLRYHKFTIGRYWIPEYGNAEDPEHFPFLYAYSPLHNVKEGETYPAILIATAVSDDRVVPAHAKKFTATLKEKADPNSTVILRLESKAGHGLGKPTSKLIEEWADFYTFLDKELV from the coding sequence ATGATTACGGTAAAAAAGAGTGACATTGTTGAAGACTTTCATGGAGTTAAAGTAGCAGATCCATACCGTTGGCTGGAAGATACAAATCTACCAGAAACATTGGATTGGGAAAAAATGATGAAAAGTGAGAGTGATACCTACTTCTCTAATTCGACTACTCGTACTGTTGATAAAGAACGACTAACAGAGCTTTGGAATTTTCCAAAGTATTTTGTACCAAAAAAAATTAAAGATACATTATTTTATCAAAGAAATGATGGTCTAAAAAATCAAGCCGTACTCTTTATGAGTAATGGGCGTGAAGAGAAGATCTTACTGGATCCAAATACACTTTCAGATGACGGTACAGTTGCGATGACAAACTACTCTTTTAGTGGAGATGGTCGCTATTTGGCGTATGCTACGTCTACAAATGGTAGTGACTGGCAGGAAATTAAAGTGCGTGACATTAATAAAGTTGAGGACATAGACGACGTTATACAATGGGTTAAGTTCACTACGATCACATGGAGTCCAGATTATACAGGATTTTTCTATAGTAAATTTCCTGAGCCTGGTACTGTTAGTAAAGAAGATGAAAGTAATCATAATAAGGTTTACTTTCATAAGCTTGGTACTAAACAATCGGAAGATCAAATAGTTCATGAACAACCAGACCAAAAAGAGCTTATGTTTATTCCGATTCTGTCAGAGGATAAAAAATATCTTTGTTTAAATGTAAGATATGGAACAGCAGCTGAAAATCGTTTTTACATAAAGCCTTTAGATTCTGACAAGCCTTTTGTAAAACTATTAGATGAGCAAGATGCTGAGTATACGTATATTACAAATGATGATCATCACTTTTATTTCAAAACAGATCTTCACGCTTCAAAAGGTCGAGTTATATCAATCGACATTCAAAATCCTGAAAAGGAAAATTGGAAAGAAGTCATTCCAGAGCAAGAAGACGTAATTCAAGAAATTAAATATGTTAATGGACAATATATCACTGTATTTTTAAAGGACGCTCATAACATAATCCATATTTTTGATAAGAAGGGTAATCTTGAAAAAGAAATACCTACTCCTTTTATCGGCTCGTTAACGGAGCTTTCTGTCAATAAAGAGGGTGCAGAATTCTTCTTTGGACTTACTTCATTCTTACATCCGACAAGCGTGTATCATTACAGCTTAGAAAACCATCAATTAGAGGTATTATCACAATCTAGCCTGTCCATTGATGTGTCTGAATATGAAACCACTCAGGTCTTTTATCCTTCAAAGGATGGTACAAGTGTCCCGATGTTCTTAACGCATAAAAAAGGATTGAAACTAAATGGTCAAAATCCTGTGATTTTATATGCATATGGTGGTTTTAATGTTAGTCTTACACCATCCTTTAATTCGGCAATTCTTCGCTGGCTTGAAAAAGGTGGAGTATATGCTGTGGCTAATCTTCGTGGGGGCTCTGAGTATGGAGATCGTTGGCATAAAGCAGGAATGCTTGAAAACAAACAGAATGTATTTGATGATTTTATTGCTGCAGGAGAATGGTTAATTGAAAACAGTTATACATCAAAGACCAAATTATCTATTATGGGTGGGTCTAATGGTGGCTTATTAGTAGCTGCTTGCATGGTACAGCGACCAGACTTATTTGGAGCGGTAATTTGTAGAGTTCCTGTAATTGATATGCTTCGTTATCATAAGTTTACCATCGGGAGATATTGGATTCCTGAGTATGGAAATGCAGAAGATCCGGAACATTTTCCATTTTTATATGCGTACTCACCACTTCACAATGTGAAAGAAGGAGAAACATACCCAGCTATCTTAATTGCCACAGCTGTTAGTGATGATCGAGTAGTTCCTGCTCACGCTAAAAAGTTCACGGCTACCTTAAAAGAAAAGGCTGATCCGAACTCTACTGTTATTCTTCGTCTTGAGTCAAAAGCGGGACATGGCTTAGGAAAACCAACTTCTAAATTAATTGAAGAGTGGGCAGATTTTTATACGTTTCTTGACAAGGAATTGGTTTAA